One genomic region from Saprospiraceae bacterium encodes:
- a CDS encoding biotin--[acetyl-CoA-carboxylase] ligase, whose product MKIGQHQATIGKYKILLAHTDSTQTFALELLKSGHYTQGTIVLARYQMEGKGRSDRHWSSQPGENFLGSVLLCHDHHMNGKDPGYISMMTALAVHHTVQSFTSGSVGIKWPNDVLIDKRKVAGILITNQWRGKTLESSILGIGLNVNQLCFDDLPNATSLKMVQGHDVAMPEVMKTLFSQLEYWYSLLRMDRHAEIHRAYQESMHGYQQTLNVMIMGRAFPVLAKLIGTETNGRIIMELESQGLHTFDMDELKILY is encoded by the coding sequence ATGAAAATTGGGCAACATCAGGCGACAATAGGCAAATACAAAATCCTGCTAGCGCATACGGACTCCACTCAAACTTTTGCTTTAGAACTGCTTAAATCAGGACATTATACCCAAGGCACCATCGTACTGGCACGGTATCAAATGGAAGGAAAGGGTAGGTCGGACCGTCACTGGAGTAGTCAACCGGGTGAAAATTTTCTTGGCAGTGTCTTATTATGTCATGATCATCATATGAATGGGAAGGATCCAGGGTATATCAGCATGATGACAGCCCTGGCAGTCCATCATACTGTACAGTCTTTCACCAGTGGATCAGTAGGCATAAAATGGCCTAATGATGTTTTGATAGACAAAAGAAAAGTGGCTGGCATACTCATCACGAATCAATGGCGGGGTAAAACACTGGAATCTAGTATATTAGGTATCGGATTGAATGTAAATCAATTATGCTTTGATGACTTGCCCAATGCAACTTCCTTAAAAATGGTCCAGGGTCATGATGTAGCCATGCCAGAGGTGATGAAGACCCTATTTTCGCAACTGGAATATTGGTATTCACTTCTGAGGATGGATAGACACGCTGAGATTCATCGTGCCTACCAGGAGTCGATGCATGGCTACCAACAGACTTTAAATGTAATGATCATGGGACGAGCCTTTCCAGTCTTAGCAAAGCTAATTGGAACGGAGACCAATGGACGGATCATCATGGAACTAGAATCTCAGGGATTGCACACTTTTGATATGGATGAATTAAAAATATTGTACTAA
- the ftsZ gene encoding cell division protein FtsZ, whose amino-acid sequence MQFEILKESGNIIKVIGVGGGGSNAVSHMYRQGIVGVDFIICNTDNQAMETSDVPVKVQLGPQLTAGRGAGSKPQVGKQACIESLEEIQALISENTKMVFITAGMGGGTGTGAAPIVAKVAREMDILTVGIVTVPFPFEGKRRKDQAIEGIEEMKSNVDALIIISNEKLRQIYGNLPVSEAFNHADNILSTAAKGIAEIITMPGYVNVDFEDVNTVMRNSGVAIMGTATAEGENRAHRAVVDALSSPLLEENEIRGAQHILLNISYGEQEVTMDEIYEVTEYVQEEAGYGTDIIWGNCHDPRLGKELCVTIIATGFDQAFGLKPVEVKDKIKVSLEEEKPNPMLREVFDIEDVPMTAKTIEFDSKEFTVRSQSEEPMIKAEIKSEHPAGSEDKKMKFEQYESKAETGRKMRFQMHQLKNTADLENQPAYLRRNIALEDVPSAKDQNMSRWTISNDDEPQIRENNSFLYDNVD is encoded by the coding sequence ATGCAATTCGAAATATTAAAAGAATCTGGAAATATCATTAAGGTGATTGGTGTCGGTGGCGGTGGAAGCAATGCTGTCTCTCATATGTATCGACAAGGAATCGTCGGAGTAGATTTTATAATTTGCAATACAGATAACCAGGCTATGGAAACCAGCGATGTTCCGGTGAAAGTCCAACTAGGACCACAACTAACCGCTGGCCGTGGAGCAGGAAGTAAACCACAGGTAGGAAAACAAGCCTGTATCGAATCTTTGGAAGAAATACAAGCTCTGATCTCTGAAAACACCAAGATGGTTTTTATAACAGCTGGTATGGGTGGTGGCACCGGAACCGGAGCGGCTCCGATAGTAGCCAAGGTAGCTCGTGAGATGGATATTCTTACTGTGGGCATCGTGACAGTCCCGTTTCCATTCGAAGGAAAGCGTCGAAAAGATCAGGCGATCGAAGGAATCGAAGAAATGAAAAGCAATGTGGACGCATTGATCATCATTTCAAACGAAAAATTGCGTCAGATATATGGCAATCTGCCAGTAAGTGAAGCTTTTAATCATGCTGACAATATTCTATCGACAGCAGCTAAAGGTATCGCTGAAATCATCACTATGCCTGGTTATGTCAATGTAGATTTTGAAGATGTGAACACAGTTATGCGCAATAGTGGGGTAGCTATCATGGGTACTGCCACTGCTGAAGGCGAAAATAGAGCTCACCGGGCGGTCGTAGATGCCCTGAGTTCACCACTTTTGGAGGAAAATGAAATACGCGGTGCTCAACATATACTGCTCAATATATCTTATGGCGAGCAGGAAGTGACCATGGATGAAATATATGAAGTCACCGAATATGTACAGGAAGAAGCCGGATATGGCACGGATATCATCTGGGGTAATTGTCATGATCCAAGACTGGGTAAGGAACTTTGTGTGACTATCATTGCTACTGGATTTGACCAAGCTTTTGGATTAAAACCTGTCGAAGTAAAGGATAAAATCAAAGTTTCGCTGGAAGAGGAAAAACCTAATCCTATGTTGAGAGAGGTTTTCGATATCGAGGATGTGCCGATGACAGCCAAAACCATTGAATTTGATAGCAAAGAATTTACTGTAAGGAGTCAAAGTGAAGAACCAATGATAAAGGCAGAAATCAAATCAGAACACCCAGCCGGTAGTGAGGATAAAAAAATGAAATTTGAACAGTATGAATCCAAAGCAGAGACCGGTCGAAAAATGCGATTCCAAATGCACCAGTTAAAAAATACCGCTGATCTGGAGAATCAGCCTGCCTACTTGAGGCGCAATATTGCTCTGGAGGATGTACCATCTGCCAAGGATCAAAACATGTCTCGATGGACTATATCCAATGATGACGAACCTCAAATCAGAGAAAATAATTCATTTCTCTATGACAATGTGGATTAA
- a CDS encoding sodium/solute symporter (Members of the Solute:Sodium Symporter (SSS), TC 2.A.21 as described in tcdb.org, catalyze solute:Na+ symport. Known solutes for members of the family include sugars, amino acids, nucleosides, inositols, vitamins, urea or anions, depending on the system.), whose amino-acid sequence MSGLRIVDYLVFLFYFLVVAFYGYYIYKKKKAKETNTQDFFLAEGSLTWWAIGASLIASNISAEQMIGMSGNGFSMGLGISTYEWMAAATLIIVAIFFMPIYLKNKISTMPQFLSQRYNKTVSLIMAIFWLLLYIMVNLTSILYLGALAVSGISGIGFYQCMVFLAIFAIIITIGGMKVIGYTDVIQVFFLVIGGLATTYLAVTLVSSTYDMKGLLTGFKLMTQNHADHFHMIYTKDSPHYMSLPGLTVLFGAMWIVNLNYWGCNQYITQRALGANLDTARKGLLFAAFLKLLMPVIVTLPGIAAYALYQKGLFQAEMMGADGVFNQDRAYPVLLNLLPIGLKGLAFAALTAAVVASLAGKANSISTIFTLDIFKPYFSKNMSEKKLVYTGRIVIVIAMILAIVISPFMGIDKKGGFQFIQEMTGLLSPGIFAAFVMGFFWKRTNSAGALFAIVGGFLIAFLMHNNWFPGADWSTVPFLDRMGWVFLICISVMLVFGFILPDEKKGLQIDVTMFKTSREFAIGAGVVLAILIGLYAYFW is encoded by the coding sequence ATTTCAGGCTTACGAATCGTAGATTATCTGGTCTTTCTTTTTTATTTTTTGGTGGTGGCCTTTTATGGCTATTATATTTACAAAAAGAAGAAAGCCAAAGAAACGAATACCCAGGATTTCTTTTTAGCTGAGGGATCACTCACCTGGTGGGCGATCGGTGCCTCTTTGATAGCTTCCAATATTTCCGCAGAACAGATGATTGGGATGTCGGGCAATGGATTTTCCATGGGCTTGGGTATCTCTACCTATGAATGGATGGCTGCCGCTACACTCATCATTGTGGCTATATTTTTCATGCCCATCTATCTGAAGAATAAAATATCCACAATGCCTCAGTTTTTGAGTCAGCGATATAATAAGACGGTAAGTCTGATCATGGCTATATTTTGGTTATTACTCTATATTATGGTCAATCTTACCTCCATATTATACCTCGGGGCCTTGGCCGTATCGGGAATATCTGGCATAGGATTTTATCAATGCATGGTATTTCTGGCGATTTTTGCTATTATCATTACCATAGGCGGTATGAAAGTTATTGGGTATACCGATGTCATCCAGGTATTCTTTTTGGTGATCGGTGGCTTGGCAACTACTTATCTTGCTGTCACGCTAGTATCTTCTACTTACGACATGAAAGGCCTTTTGACCGGCTTTAAATTAATGACTCAAAATCACGCCGACCATTTCCACATGATCTATACTAAGGACAGTCCTCACTATATGTCACTGCCCGGCCTTACAGTCTTATTTGGAGCGATGTGGATTGTAAACCTCAATTATTGGGGATGCAATCAATATATCACACAAAGAGCGTTAGGGGCAAACCTGGACACAGCAAGAAAAGGTTTATTATTTGCTGCGTTTTTAAAGCTGTTGATGCCGGTGATAGTCACCTTACCCGGGATCGCTGCCTATGCCTTGTACCAGAAAGGTTTGTTTCAGGCTGAAATGATGGGTGCAGACGGGGTATTTAATCAAGATCGGGCATATCCAGTGCTACTCAATCTACTCCCTATTGGCTTGAAAGGACTTGCGTTCGCAGCACTGACAGCCGCAGTCGTAGCATCTCTGGCTGGAAAAGCCAATAGCATTTCAACCATATTTACCTTAGATATTTTCAAGCCATATTTTTCGAAAAATATGAGTGAAAAAAAGTTAGTGTATACGGGAAGGATCGTGATTGTCATCGCTATGATACTGGCTATAGTGATTTCACCATTTATGGGCATTGACAAAAAAGGTGGATTCCAGTTTATTCAAGAAATGACCGGTCTGCTATCTCCGGGTATTTTTGCTGCCTTTGTTATGGGGTTCTTTTGGAAACGAACCAATTCTGCAGGAGCTTTATTTGCTATTGTAGGCGGGTTTCTAATTGCCTTTTTAATGCATAACAATTGGTTTCCTGGAGCTGACTGGAGTACAGTACCGTTTCTCGATAGAATGGGTTGGGTGTTTTTGATTTGTATCTCGGTCATGCTTGTTTTTGGTTTTATATTACCTGACGAGAAAAAAGGGCTGCAGATCGATGTGACTATGTTTAAAACTTCCCGAGAGTTTGCTATTGGTGCTGGGGTAGTTTTAGCGATTCTCATAGGATTATATGCTTACTTTTGGTAG
- a CDS encoding nicotinamide mononucleotide transporter, translating to MDSNVITFMEWIAAAAGLVSVYLLTKQSVLAWPAGLLSVFIYVFIFYQNKLYSDFMLHIIYVMLNTFGWWRWSTGKSGINPPLKVSLLSSRIRWFIMLGISIATYIWGDIMHKNTSAVYVFPDAFILVASLVAQYLLALKKIENWILWILVDIIAIIIYYLKGLYVTSGLYLLYLILCISGWLQWSKERRPSSPSNTQIV from the coding sequence TTGGATTCGAATGTAATTACTTTTATGGAATGGATTGCCGCTGCTGCAGGGTTGGTCAGTGTATATCTACTTACCAAACAGTCTGTACTTGCCTGGCCTGCAGGTTTGTTATCCGTCTTTATCTATGTATTCATTTTTTACCAAAACAAACTGTATTCTGATTTTATGCTGCATATCATCTATGTGATGCTCAATACATTTGGATGGTGGAGGTGGTCGACTGGCAAAAGCGGTATCAACCCTCCATTAAAAGTGAGCCTTTTATCCTCCAGAATTCGATGGTTTATTATGCTTGGGATATCTATTGCCACGTATATTTGGGGAGACATCATGCATAAAAATACCAGTGCAGTCTATGTATTTCCTGATGCATTCATTTTAGTCGCCAGCCTGGTAGCTCAATATTTATTAGCTTTAAAGAAGATCGAAAATTGGATCCTATGGATTCTGGTAGACATTATTGCTATCATTATATATTATTTAAAAGGCCTTTATGTGACCAGCGGATTATACTTGTTATATCTTATTTTATGTATTTCAGGATGGCTACAATGGAGTAAAGAAAGGAGACCCTCCTCACCCTCTAATACGCAGATAGTATGA
- a CDS encoding CinA family nicotinamide mononucleotide deamidase-related protein, translating to MKAIILTIGNEVLSGQVVDTNAAWIAQQLLEIGLAVREKWSVADDISEIISALANATDKGEIIITTGGLGPTADDLTTEALAEFMKVSRSFHEDTFDRLSKMFASIGRVPGPQHKIQCMLPEGVTILPNNAGTAPGMYFNFEGRHLISMPGVPMEMKAIFDPFVIELLKSVRTGPRRRSHTFNTIGEGETVLEDLLKVITANVPSNINFAFLPDIYKVRVRVDVDSDSNEDILLWEEIIGQVRSILAPCLAGENEVTLEVAVGNLLKQKNWMAGTAESCTGGYLAHMITSIPGSSDYFKGGMVAYSNSIKSEYLQVSQDILNQHGAVSEETVKAMAIGAIKQLKVDVAVSVSGIAGPGGGTPEKPVGLVWIGLANNKGKVMAQKIKLRRDRLNNIRAASIMALILMHRFLLDE from the coding sequence ATGAAAGCAATTATTTTAACGATAGGAAATGAAGTATTGAGTGGCCAGGTAGTGGACACCAATGCCGCCTGGATAGCGCAACAATTATTGGAGATCGGACTGGCGGTAAGAGAAAAATGGTCTGTCGCTGACGATATCTCTGAAATAATCAGTGCTCTGGCGAATGCTACTGACAAAGGAGAAATCATTATTACCACTGGTGGATTAGGCCCTACAGCTGATGATCTCACGACTGAGGCTTTGGCAGAGTTTATGAAAGTGTCACGATCATTTCATGAAGATACATTTGACAGATTGTCAAAAATGTTTGCCTCAATTGGTCGAGTGCCAGGACCACAACACAAAATCCAGTGTATGTTGCCAGAGGGTGTGACTATCTTGCCAAATAATGCGGGCACTGCACCTGGCATGTACTTTAATTTTGAGGGCAGGCACCTCATTTCTATGCCAGGAGTGCCCATGGAGATGAAGGCCATTTTTGATCCCTTTGTCATCGAACTTCTTAAATCTGTAAGAACAGGTCCTCGTAGGAGGAGCCATACCTTCAATACTATAGGTGAGGGTGAAACTGTACTTGAAGACCTTTTGAAAGTAATCACAGCGAATGTGCCTAGCAATATTAATTTTGCTTTTTTGCCGGATATTTATAAAGTAAGGGTGAGGGTGGATGTAGATAGTGACTCAAATGAAGATATACTATTGTGGGAAGAAATAATCGGTCAGGTTCGTTCCATTTTGGCACCATGTCTGGCTGGAGAAAATGAGGTTACGCTCGAAGTAGCTGTCGGCAACCTTTTAAAGCAGAAAAATTGGATGGCAGGTACTGCAGAGAGTTGTACCGGTGGGTACCTCGCACACATGATCACAAGCATTCCAGGCTCGTCTGATTATTTTAAAGGTGGGATGGTAGCCTATAGCAATAGCATTAAATCCGAGTATCTCCAGGTATCCCAAGACATTTTAAATCAGCATGGGGCTGTGAGTGAAGAAACTGTAAAAGCAATGGCCATCGGGGCTATCAAGCAACTTAAAGTGGATGTAGCAGTGTCAGTGTCCGGAATTGCAGGACCAGGTGGAGGCACACCTGAGAAACCAGTTGGTTTGGTATGGATAGGCCTTGCCAATAATAAGGGGAAGGTGATGGCTCAAAAAATTAAGCTCCGGAGAGATCGTCTCAACAATATCAGAGCAGCCAGCATAATGGCTTTGATCCTGATGCACCGATTTCTTTTGGATGAATAA
- a CDS encoding alpha/beta hydrolase codes for MNPIESISFFKNNIRSYVVRIPSEGVPKGLIILVHGLGEHVRRYDEELKYFSLKGYTTIAADLTGHGRTEGRRGVWASMEDHYKTIDGLMDIAISDYKGMPIVLYGHSMGANISAGYVIQRKLNISGLILTGAALKTTQDLPMVLVKLVLQAPSWIRNITISNGLNLKYLCSDVRVIKTYKEDPLVHNKISIGAGATILNNAVTVLRSDLQPHCPVLIMHGEDDKITLPIGSIQLFDKWNKIAKLKLWEGMMHEIQNETEKIKVWDYILTWMDTYIKFT; via the coding sequence ATGAATCCCATAGAATCAATCTCTTTTTTTAAGAATAATATCCGCTCGTATGTGGTTAGAATTCCAAGCGAGGGAGTTCCAAAAGGACTGATCATTTTGGTACACGGATTGGGCGAACATGTGCGGAGATATGATGAAGAACTAAAATATTTTTCTCTAAAAGGTTATACTACTATCGCAGCAGACCTAACTGGACATGGTAGAACTGAAGGACGCAGAGGAGTGTGGGCTAGTATGGAAGATCATTATAAAACGATTGATGGCTTGATGGACATCGCTATATCAGACTACAAAGGCATGCCGATAGTCCTCTATGGCCATTCGATGGGGGCCAATATATCCGCAGGCTATGTGATCCAACGAAAACTCAACATTTCTGGATTGATATTGACTGGCGCAGCTTTAAAAACCACTCAAGATCTTCCGATGGTATTAGTGAAGTTGGTTTTGCAAGCCCCTTCCTGGATCAGAAATATAACCATCTCCAATGGCCTTAATCTTAAGTATCTATGCAGTGATGTCCGTGTAATAAAAACCTATAAAGAAGATCCACTGGTACATAATAAGATCTCCATAGGTGCCGGCGCGACTATATTGAATAATGCTGTGACGGTCTTGCGATCAGACCTGCAGCCTCATTGCCCTGTACTGATTATGCATGGAGAGGATGATAAAATCACCTTACCCATTGGTTCTATTCAGCTTTTTGACAAATGGAACAAAATAGCCAAATTGAAACTTTGGGAAGGAATGATGCATGAAATTCAAAATGAAACTGAAAAAATCAAAGTCTGGGATTACATCCTAACGTGGATGGATACTTATATTAAGTTCACATAA
- the ftsH gene encoding ATP-dependent zinc metalloprotease FtsH, with translation MEDKDKDKKNFKKFNFNIYWIYGLIIAFILIMQLMLNQTTQSEIDFGQFTQMVRSGDIAKVLVINKEKAYVYLKKESVAKYPNATQNTISSDLPHFTFNVGSVESLETQVHEMNKELPETSRVYLTFEKKTDIIGPILGWIIPIFLLVAIWLFIMRRVGGGAGGGPAGQIFNIGKSKATLFDKDSTPNVTFADVAGLNEAKEEVMEVVDFLKNPKKYTALGGKIPKGVLLVGPPGTGKTLLAKAVAGEAGVPFFSISGSDFVEMFVGVGASRVRDLFKQAREKAPCIIFIDEIDAIGRARGKNTWQGGNDERESTLNQLLVEMDGFPTDKAVILMAATNRPDVLDNALLRPGRFDRQIGIDAPDLKGREAIFLVHLKTIKLRHDVDPVILAEMTPGFAGADIANVCNEAALIAARRNKAAVDMDDFNYALDRVIGGLEKKNKIISPEEREIIAYHEAGHAVCGWLLENASPLVKVTIVPRGIGTLGYAQYLPKEEYITRTEALLDRMCMTFGGRAAETIAFNKISTGAQSDLDQATKMAYSMITVFGMNDKVGNVSFYGMSQDNFQKPYSEDTARMIDTEVRKLVESQFDRAKDLLKEHRDKLDILARTLLEKEVLVKSDVELLIGPRPFPEKPTHPSAPQVAPPVGVIG, from the coding sequence ATGGAAGACAAAGACAAAGACAAAAAAAATTTTAAAAAATTTAATTTCAATATTTATTGGATATACGGCTTGATCATAGCTTTTATCCTGATCATGCAGTTGATGTTGAATCAAACTACTCAATCCGAGATAGATTTTGGACAGTTCACACAGATGGTGAGGTCCGGCGATATCGCCAAAGTATTGGTAATCAATAAGGAAAAAGCGTATGTCTATCTAAAGAAAGAAAGCGTAGCTAAGTATCCCAATGCTACTCAGAACACCATTTCATCAGATCTGCCTCATTTTACTTTCAATGTAGGATCTGTAGAGTCACTTGAAACTCAGGTCCACGAAATGAATAAAGAATTACCTGAAACCAGTCGTGTCTACCTTACTTTTGAAAAGAAGACTGATATTATAGGACCGATACTGGGTTGGATCATCCCAATATTCTTGTTGGTAGCCATTTGGTTATTTATTATGAGGCGAGTAGGTGGTGGAGCGGGAGGCGGTCCTGCAGGTCAGATATTTAATATCGGCAAGTCAAAAGCGACCTTGTTTGATAAGGACAGTACACCCAATGTCACTTTTGCCGATGTAGCTGGATTAAACGAAGCTAAGGAAGAAGTGATGGAAGTAGTTGACTTTCTCAAAAACCCAAAAAAATATACTGCCCTTGGTGGTAAAATACCTAAAGGCGTTTTATTGGTAGGCCCTCCTGGCACAGGCAAAACGCTGCTCGCCAAAGCCGTAGCAGGAGAAGCAGGTGTGCCCTTCTTTTCTATTAGTGGCTCTGATTTTGTAGAAATGTTTGTAGGGGTTGGAGCAAGTAGAGTTAGAGATTTATTCAAACAAGCACGCGAAAAAGCACCTTGCATCATTTTTATTGATGAGATCGATGCCATAGGTAGAGCCAGGGGTAAAAATACCTGGCAGGGAGGTAATGACGAGAGAGAAAGCACCTTAAATCAACTCCTTGTTGAAATGGATGGATTCCCGACAGACAAGGCCGTCATCCTTATGGCAGCGACCAATAGACCGGATGTATTGGACAATGCACTGCTGCGACCTGGGCGCTTTGATCGGCAGATTGGTATCGATGCTCCGGATCTCAAAGGTAGGGAGGCTATTTTCCTCGTCCATCTAAAAACGATCAAACTCAGACATGATGTAGACCCTGTCATCCTCGCTGAGATGACGCCTGGATTTGCAGGCGCAGATATAGCCAATGTCTGCAATGAAGCCGCCTTGATCGCAGCCAGAAGAAATAAGGCTGCTGTAGACATGGATGACTTCAACTATGCTTTGGATAGGGTCATCGGTGGGCTTGAGAAGAAAAATAAGATAATTTCTCCGGAAGAGCGTGAGATCATAGCCTATCATGAGGCCGGACACGCGGTGTGTGGATGGCTATTGGAGAATGCATCTCCCCTGGTGAAAGTCACCATAGTACCTCGTGGTATCGGTACTCTTGGCTATGCTCAATATCTCCCAAAAGAGGAATACATCACCCGGACAGAAGCTTTGCTCGATCGCATGTGCATGACTTTTGGAGGGCGGGCTGCAGAGACCATTGCATTCAATAAAATATCTACCGGCGCTCAAAGTGATTTGGATCAAGCAACTAAAATGGCATATAGCATGATCACGGTATTTGGCATGAACGATAAAGTTGGTAATGTATCTTTCTATGGTATGAGCCAGGACAATTTTCAAAAGCCTTATTCAGAAGATACCGCCAGGATGATCGATACGGAAGTACGCAAATTGGTAGAATCTCAGTTTGATCGTGCCAAAGACTTATTGAAGGAACATAGAGATAAACTGGATATTCTGGCAAGAACCCTGCTAGAAAAAGAAGTCTTGGTAAAATCAGATGTTGAATTATTGATCGGTCCAAGACCATTTCCAGAAAAACCTACTCATCCTTCAGCTCCACAGGTAGCACCTCCAGTTGGAGTCATAGGTTGA
- the rsfS gene encoding ribosome silencing factor: MAKEKKTPLKAFKKAEKDPLNDLIIETIQDKKGSNITLIDLRDVDGPTDYFIICEAENITLTKAIADYIYQAVKDKMGYAPNHIEGVSQAKWILVDYFTTIVHIFYKETRKYYELESLWSDARTVEFHQV; the protein is encoded by the coding sequence TTGGCAAAAGAAAAAAAGACACCCTTAAAAGCATTTAAAAAAGCTGAAAAGGACCCCCTGAATGACCTCATAATCGAGACGATACAAGACAAGAAAGGATCGAATATCACATTGATTGACCTTAGAGATGTGGATGGTCCGACTGACTATTTCATCATTTGTGAGGCGGAAAACATTACACTGACCAAAGCCATCGCTGATTATATCTACCAGGCTGTCAAAGATAAGATGGGCTATGCTCCTAATCATATCGAAGGAGTGTCACAAGCAAAATGGATCTTAGTAGACTATTTTACCACCATTGTCCACATATTTTACAAAGAGACCCGTAAGTATTATGAGTTGGAATCTCTTTGGAGTGATGCAAGGACGGTAGAGTTTCACCAAGTTTAG
- a CDS encoding 2-oxo acid dehydrogenase subunit E2, with amino-acid sequence MMEYDLIMPKMGESITEATVLKWLIGVGDKVELDQPLLEIATDKVDSEIPSPVAGTITKILFSENDVVPIGMVIATINGAEDQSYPSHETIENDDFSNVGAESDPVQDEIPYIPVPNLTSLSEYPPMESNSDRDKFYSPLVRTIAKEENISKHELDRIEGSGLEGRVTKSDVIQYLNAKRASTDPLPTDEKIIEKPVLQPSSVESPVTFQGDHEIMEMDRMRRLIADHMVMSKQVAPHVTSFVEVDVTEIVNWRNRNKASFQEKYNQNLTFTPVFIDAVVKAIKEYPLINSSVNGYQIIKKKDINIGMATALPSGNLIVPVIKNAERINLQGLALAVNDFARRARENQLKPDEVSGGTFTVTNVGSFGSLMGTPIINQPQVAILAVGTIRKKPMVLETMQGDVIAIRHCMFLSLSYDHRVIDGFMGGSFLKKISDLLETFDPNTII; translated from the coding sequence ATGATGGAATATGATTTGATCATGCCCAAAATGGGTGAAAGTATCACGGAGGCTACTGTCCTTAAATGGCTCATAGGAGTGGGAGATAAGGTAGAACTTGATCAACCTTTATTGGAAATAGCGACTGATAAAGTAGATTCCGAAATCCCATCGCCAGTAGCCGGCACCATTACCAAAATATTATTTAGTGAGAATGATGTAGTGCCGATCGGTATGGTTATAGCTACAATCAATGGAGCGGAAGATCAATCTTATCCTAGCCATGAAACGATAGAAAACGATGATTTTTCAAATGTAGGGGCTGAGTCGGATCCTGTCCAGGACGAAATTCCTTATATCCCGGTTCCAAACTTGACTTCCCTGTCCGAATATCCACCGATGGAGTCGAACTCAGATAGAGATAAGTTTTATTCGCCTTTAGTGCGCACCATTGCCAAAGAGGAAAATATATCTAAGCACGAATTGGATCGTATTGAAGGATCAGGCTTAGAAGGCAGGGTCACTAAATCAGATGTGATTCAATATTTAAATGCCAAAAGAGCATCCACTGATCCTTTGCCAACTGACGAAAAAATCATTGAAAAGCCTGTGCTTCAACCATCTTCTGTGGAATCCCCTGTTACTTTTCAGGGCGATCATGAAATCATGGAAATGGATAGAATGAGGAGATTGATCGCAGATCATATGGTAATGAGCAAACAGGTGGCACCACATGTGACCTCCTTTGTAGAAGTAGATGTTACTGAAATTGTGAATTGGCGAAACAGAAACAAGGCTTCCTTTCAGGAAAAATATAACCAAAACCTGACATTTACCCCTGTATTTATTGACGCAGTGGTGAAGGCTATTAAAGAGTACCCATTAATAAATTCTTCTGTCAACGGCTATCAAATTATTAAGAAAAAGGATATCAATATTGGCATGGCGACTGCTTTGCCTTCCGGTAATCTGATAGTGCCTGTGATTAAAAATGCTGAGCGCATTAATCTTCAGGGCCTGGCATTGGCAGTGAATGATTTTGCTCGTCGTGCCAGAGAAAATCAACTGAAGCCAGACGAAGTCAGTGGGGGGACTTTTACAGTGACCAATGTGGGTTCGTTTGGCAGTTTGATGGGCACTCCGATTATAAACCAACCTCAGGTAGCTATACTGGCGGTCGGTACTATTCGTAAAAAACCGATGGTGCTCGAGACCATGCAGGGTGATGTCATCGCCATCCGTCATTGCATGTTTCTCTCCTTATCGTATGATCATCGGGTGATCGATGGATTTATGGGAGGCTCTTTTTTAAAGAAAATCAGCGATTTGCTGGAGACTTTTGATCCTAACACCATTATTTAA